The Argentina anserina chromosome 3, drPotAnse1.1, whole genome shotgun sequence genome includes a region encoding these proteins:
- the LOC126787369 gene encoding uncharacterized protein LOC126787369, whose amino-acid sequence MSYHSSIPTSSAAEPKKRRGMGTALEKAFQNNSREQCDGEVARMFYTSGLSFNLARNPHYRLSYVRASSLPGYVPPGYNALRTTLLQKERKNLELHLQPIKDSWNAKGVSICSDGWSDPQRRPIINLIAANANGPMMLRAVNTQGEIKTGDMIADLIIECIKEVGHENIVQIVTDNAVNCVKAGAIISSKYPSIFWTPCVVHTLNLVVKNICAHSLQTRNNDDVYDACKWIGPLADDISFIKNFIMNHGMRLVMFTEHCDLKLLTIASTRFASTLVMFKRFKKIKAGLQHMVISNKWDDYKEDDVRKAAAVKQKILDEMFWDELDYVISFTEPIYSMIRRSYTDKPSLHLVYEWWEYMIQNVKKAIYRKEGKQLHDDSSFWNVVHKVLMSRWSKSSTPLHCMAHSLNPKYYSPEWLLEDSTRKPPHQDIDITRERKNCILKYFDDADHADQRREVNVEYSNFSLCMDDFCNVDAMHDRSILHPLKWNLSTYKFIHSATRNKITPQRAEDLVYVHTNLRLVSRCSDSYKEGPFHMWDVGGDQFDSLDETNLGRLEFEDLSLDEPTLEAVLFDNVQENVHEDDVVDV is encoded by the exons ATGAGTTATCATTCTAGTATTCCAACATCAAGTGCAGCGGAGCCAAAGAAGAGGAGGGGAATGGGTACAGCTTTGGAGAAAGCATTTCAAAATAACTCTAGGGAGCAATGTGATGGTGAAGTAGCAAGAATGTTTTACACAAGTGGTTTGTCTTTCAACCTTGCAAGAAATCCTCATTATCGCTTGTCATATGTGCGTGCTTCTAGCCTTCCAGGATATGTTCCACCTGGTTACAATGCATTGAGGACTACACTTCTTCAAAAGGAAAGGAAGAACCTTGAGCTTCATTTACAACCGATCAAAGACTCATGGAATGCTAAAGGGGTGAGTATATGTAGTGATGGTTGGTCTGATCCGCAAAGAAGACCAATCATTAACTTGATTGCTGCAAATGCAAATGGTCCGATGATGTTGAGGGCAGTAAATACTCAAGGTGAAATAAAAACTGGGGATATGATTGCTGATTTGATTATAGAATGCATAAAGGAGGTTGGTCATGAAAATATTGTTCAAATAGTCACCGATAATGCTGTGAATTGTGTGAAAGCTGGTGCAATTATTTCATCCAAGTATCCTTCTATCTTCTGGACACCATGTGTAGTGCATACCTTGAACCTTGTTGTGAAGAATATATGTGCACATTCGCTGCAAACAAGAAACAATGACGATGTGTATGATGCTTGTAAATGGATAGGGCCTCTTGCAGATGATATTTCTTTCATCAAGAACTTCATAATGAACCATGGGATGAGGTTGGTGATGTTTACTGAGCATTGTGATCTTAAGCTCCTTACAATTGCTTCAACCAGGTTTGCCTCCACACTTGTGATGTTTAAGAGATTTAAGAAAATAAAGGCTGGTTTGCAACATATGGTAATCAGTAATAAATGGGATGATTACAAGGAAGATGATGTGAGGAAGGCTGCTGCAGTGAAACAGAAGATTCTAGATGAGATGTTTTGGGATGAGCTTGATTATGTTATATCTTTTACTGAGCCCATATATAGTATGATTAGACGTTCATACACCGATAAGCCGTCTCTTCATTTAGTGTATGAATGGTGGGAATATATGATTCAGAATGTGAAGAAAGCCATATATAGGAAAGAAGGGAAACAACTACATGATGATTCAAGCTTTTGGAATGTTGTGCATAAGGTGTTGATGTCTCGTTGGAGCAAGAGTAGCACACCTCTTCATTGTATGGCGCATTCATTAAATCCCAA GTATTATAGTCCGGAATGGCTATTAGAAGATAGCACCCGAAAACCTCCTCATCAAGATATTGATATTactagagaaagaaaaaactgcATCTTGAAGTATTTTGATGATGCAGATCATGCAGATCAGCGGAGAGAAGTTAATGTGGAGTACTCCAATTTTTCCTTGTGTATGGATGATTTTTGTAATGTTGATGCAATGCATGATCGGTCCATCTTACACCCTTTGAAATG GAACTTGAGTACTTACAAGTTCATACATTCGGCAACAAGAAACAAGATTACTCCACAAAGAGCAGAAGATTTGGTGTATGTACATACCAATCTTCGCCTTGTATCTAGATGTAGTGACTCTTACAAGGAAGGTCCGTTTCACATGTGGGATGTTGGAGGTGATCAATTTGATTCATTAGATGAAACTAATCTTGGAAGACTtgagtttgaggatctttctctTGATGAACCGACTTTGGAGGCTGTTTTGTTTGATAATGTTCAGGAGAATGTTCATGAGGATGATGTCGTTGATGTATAA